A region from the Tachysurus vachellii isolate PV-2020 chromosome 25, HZAU_Pvac_v1, whole genome shotgun sequence genome encodes:
- the etsrp gene encoding ETS1-related protein isoform X2, giving the protein MEMYQAGYYTEDFSTQEVPVGFDFSSYDSKGSGQSQYTDTYAEPHKDHISTSKVNIMDSGLFNLDTFPEFSSWTSYTNVPDSMVMDRQTGGFQDSATQTYQSLFPPCPSSQSSSFGSAAEASGLYQPTKEFSHRAPSGLEHAGGAERSYTLYETETQSKAIPYWTDYSSSGYCSQLLAHPPSSSSSSPAPLTPETFSPRVLKRRNTTSQRLDRDGEVSPGMSAYPGSGPIQLWQFLLELLLDSACHTFISWTGDGWEFKMSDPAEVAKRWGQCKNKPKMNYEKLSRGLRYYYHKNIIHKTAGKRYVYRFVCDVQSMLGKSAQEVLASMNISPLNAGSQTPVKSEETADVWQH; this is encoded by the exons ATGGAGATGTACCAGGCCGGTTATTACACTGAGGACTTCAGCACTCAGGAGGTTCCTGTTGGATTTGACTTCAGTTCATATG ACAGTAAAGGATCGGGCCAGTCGCAGTACACGGACACATACGCAGAACCACACAAGGACCACATCAGCACCTCCAAAG TTAACATTATGGATTCTGGATTATTTAATCTGGACACTTTCCCTGAGTTTAGCAGCTGGACATCATACACTAATG TTCCGGACAGTATggtgatggacagacagacagggggtTTTCAGGACTCAGCCACTCAGACGTATCAGAGTCTGTTTCCTCCGTGTCCTTCGTCTCAGAGCAGCTCATTCGGTTCAGCTGCAGAAGCCAGCGGACTTTACCAACCCACCAAAGAGTTCAGTCACAGAGCGCCATCGGGTTTAGAGCATGCAG GTGGTGCAGAGAGGAGCTACACTTTATACGAGACGGAAACCCAAAGCAAGGCTATTCCATACTGGACAGATTATTCCTCCTCGGGTTACTGCAGCCAGCTACTCGCTCATCCtccttcatcctcatcctcgtcTCCGGCTCCTCTCACGCCCGAGACGTTTTCTCCTCGTGTGCTGAAGAGACGCAACACGACGTCTCAGAGATTAGACCGAGATGGCGAGGTGTCTCCGGGGATGTCTGCTTACCCAG GATCAGGACCGATTCAGCTGTGGCAGTTTCTCCTGGAGCTTCTCCTAGACTCAGCGTGTCACACCTTCATCAGCTGGACTGGTGACGGCTGGGAATTCAAAATGTCAGACCCTGCagag GTGGCTAAACGATGGGGTCAGTGCAAGAACAAACCCAAAATGAACTACGAGAAGCTGAGCCGTGGCCTGCGCTACTACTACCACAAGAACATCATCCATAAAACAGCTGGCAAGCGCTACGTCTACCGATTCGTCTGCGATGTGCAGAGTATGCTCGGGAAAAGCGCACAAGAAGTTCTGGCCAGTATGAACATCTCACCGCTGAATGCTGGATCGCAGACGCCAGTAAAGTCAGAGGAAACAGCAGACGTCTGGCAACATTAA
- the etsrp gene encoding ETS1-related protein isoform X1 → MEMYQAGYYTEDFSTQEVPVGFDFSSYDYNGEDLSFLLDSKGSGQSQYTDTYAEPHKDHISTSKVNIMDSGLFNLDTFPEFSSWTSYTNVPDSMVMDRQTGGFQDSATQTYQSLFPPCPSSQSSSFGSAAEASGLYQPTKEFSHRAPSGLEHAGGAERSYTLYETETQSKAIPYWTDYSSSGYCSQLLAHPPSSSSSSPAPLTPETFSPRVLKRRNTTSQRLDRDGEVSPGMSAYPGSGPIQLWQFLLELLLDSACHTFISWTGDGWEFKMSDPAEVAKRWGQCKNKPKMNYEKLSRGLRYYYHKNIIHKTAGKRYVYRFVCDVQSMLGKSAQEVLASMNISPLNAGSQTPVKSEETADVWQH, encoded by the exons ATGGAGATGTACCAGGCCGGTTATTACACTGAGGACTTCAGCACTCAGGAGGTTCCTGTTGGATTTGACTTCAGTTCATATG ACTACAATGGTGAAGACCTGTCCTTTTTGTTAGACAGTAAAGGATCGGGCCAGTCGCAGTACACGGACACATACGCAGAACCACACAAGGACCACATCAGCACCTCCAAAG TTAACATTATGGATTCTGGATTATTTAATCTGGACACTTTCCCTGAGTTTAGCAGCTGGACATCATACACTAATG TTCCGGACAGTATggtgatggacagacagacagggggtTTTCAGGACTCAGCCACTCAGACGTATCAGAGTCTGTTTCCTCCGTGTCCTTCGTCTCAGAGCAGCTCATTCGGTTCAGCTGCAGAAGCCAGCGGACTTTACCAACCCACCAAAGAGTTCAGTCACAGAGCGCCATCGGGTTTAGAGCATGCAG GTGGTGCAGAGAGGAGCTACACTTTATACGAGACGGAAACCCAAAGCAAGGCTATTCCATACTGGACAGATTATTCCTCCTCGGGTTACTGCAGCCAGCTACTCGCTCATCCtccttcatcctcatcctcgtcTCCGGCTCCTCTCACGCCCGAGACGTTTTCTCCTCGTGTGCTGAAGAGACGCAACACGACGTCTCAGAGATTAGACCGAGATGGCGAGGTGTCTCCGGGGATGTCTGCTTACCCAG GATCAGGACCGATTCAGCTGTGGCAGTTTCTCCTGGAGCTTCTCCTAGACTCAGCGTGTCACACCTTCATCAGCTGGACTGGTGACGGCTGGGAATTCAAAATGTCAGACCCTGCagag GTGGCTAAACGATGGGGTCAGTGCAAGAACAAACCCAAAATGAACTACGAGAAGCTGAGCCGTGGCCTGCGCTACTACTACCACAAGAACATCATCCATAAAACAGCTGGCAAGCGCTACGTCTACCGATTCGTCTGCGATGTGCAGAGTATGCTCGGGAAAAGCGCACAAGAAGTTCTGGCCAGTATGAACATCTCACCGCTGAATGCTGGATCGCAGACGCCAGTAAAGTCAGAGGAAACAGCAGACGTCTGGCAACATTAA